From Enterococcus wangshanyuanii, the proteins below share one genomic window:
- a CDS encoding DNA/RNA helicase domain-containing protein, translated as MNYEDNSIKIQLKEYDFCEEEVEKLKDPFETNYPILYILYNTDKKKMPEAYVGQSRRFDKRMSEHLKNKKKAMMKKIVMIGHETLNVSAALNIETNLISCFVADEKYKVENRSQIKGSESHNYYDKRYYDEVLFPKIWTRLRDEKIVNHSVDFLRNKDTFKLSPFRGLSPEQQDLKEKVIDFCKRSLADTENEHHVFFIAGEAGTGKSVVLSSVFKTIQDLAEKIEDNEFSDFDQDNNYLLVNHNEMLKTYKSIAESLPNLKKKNFMKPTSFINDIDKGKREQADIVLVDESHLLLSTKDKYNNFEYENQLEEVIKRSKVTIVVFDEKQVLKLKSHWDVDSLVEIKDKYPIHEEYHLTTQFRMKADPEIVHWVDSFVNRKILSFPKVIKREKTASEKRFGDEDFDFRFFSSAEDMRMEIKARNQKYGLSRIVSTFDYIHKKDGGDYLVEEGEFSAPWNRTDYKKSWAEEEKTINEVGSIYTIQGFDLNYVGVILGPSIDYDAEKDELVIDTSKYKDSEAFKHREGIENIEETKEQIILNSINVLLKRGINGLYIYASNDKLREKLMSIQKENSKWTN; from the coding sequence ATGAATTATGAAGACAATAGTATAAAAATACAACTTAAGGAATATGATTTTTGTGAAGAAGAGGTCGAGAAGTTAAAAGATCCTTTTGAAACCAATTATCCTATTTTGTATATCTTGTATAACACGGATAAAAAGAAAATGCCAGAAGCGTATGTAGGACAAAGTAGACGATTTGATAAACGAATGTCAGAACATTTAAAAAATAAGAAAAAAGCGATGATGAAGAAAATCGTAATGATCGGTCACGAGACATTGAACGTATCTGCAGCATTGAACATCGAGACAAATTTAATCAGTTGTTTTGTTGCTGATGAAAAATATAAAGTTGAAAACAGAAGCCAAATTAAAGGGAGCGAATCACATAATTATTATGATAAAAGATATTATGATGAAGTATTGTTTCCTAAAATATGGACTCGTCTTAGAGATGAAAAAATTGTTAATCACAGCGTTGATTTTTTAAGAAATAAAGATACTTTCAAATTATCGCCATTTCGTGGATTATCGCCTGAGCAGCAGGATTTAAAAGAAAAAGTAATTGATTTTTGTAAACGAAGCTTAGCTGATACGGAAAATGAACACCATGTTTTTTTTATTGCAGGAGAAGCTGGCACAGGAAAAAGCGTTGTTTTAAGTTCGGTATTTAAAACAATTCAAGACTTGGCTGAAAAGATAGAGGACAACGAGTTTTCTGACTTTGATCAAGATAATAATTATCTTTTAGTGAACCATAATGAGATGTTGAAAACATATAAAAGCATTGCGGAAAGTTTACCCAATTTAAAAAAGAAAAATTTTATGAAACCAACAAGTTTTATAAACGACATTGATAAAGGGAAACGAGAACAAGCTGACATAGTGCTAGTAGATGAGTCCCATTTATTACTCTCTACAAAAGATAAGTACAATAATTTTGAATATGAGAACCAACTAGAAGAGGTTATCAAAAGAAGCAAAGTAACGATTGTTGTGTTTGATGAAAAACAAGTGTTAAAACTAAAAAGTCATTGGGATGTAGATAGTCTTGTTGAGATAAAAGATAAATACCCAATTCATGAAGAATATCATTTGACGACTCAATTTAGAATGAAAGCTGATCCAGAAATCGTTCATTGGGTAGATTCATTTGTGAATCGAAAAATCTTATCCTTTCCTAAAGTGATAAAACGAGAAAAGACTGCATCAGAAAAAAGATTTGGCGATGAAGATTTTGATTTTCGCTTTTTCTCAAGTGCCGAAGATATGCGAATGGAAATAAAGGCAAGAAATCAGAAATATGGTTTAAGTAGGATTGTTTCAACTTTTGACTATATCCATAAAAAAGATGGTGGAGACTATCTTGTTGAGGAAGGGGAGTTTTCTGCTCCTTGGAATCGTACGGATTATAAAAAAAGCTGGGCTGAAGAAGAGAAAACAATTAACGAAGTTGGTTCGATTTATACAATACAAGGATTTGATTTGAATTATGTAGGGGTGATTTTAGGTCCTTCAATCGATTATGATGCAGAAAAAGATGAGTTAGTTATTGATACGAGTAAGTATAAAGATTCAGAGGCGTTTAAACATCGTGAAGGAATCGAGAATATAGAAGAAACAAAAGAACAAATTATTTTGAATTCGATCAATGTTTTGCTAAAACGAGGTATAAATGGTTTATATATTTATGCCAGTAATGATAAGCTTAGAGAGAAGTTAATGTCGATTCAAAAGGAGAATTCAAAATGGACGAATTAA
- a CDS encoding nucleotide pyrophosphohydrolase — MDELIKKINQFRDDRDWRQFHNPKDLAISISLEASELLENFQWKTSEEAKEKNQENIEQELADVLIYSLMLASDLDLDVEEIIEKKLELNDRKYPVEKSKGNSKKYNKL; from the coding sequence ATGGACGAATTAATCAAGAAAATCAATCAATTCAGAGATGACCGAGACTGGCGACAATTTCATAATCCCAAAGATTTAGCAATTTCAATTTCCTTGGAAGCCTCTGAATTACTAGAAAATTTTCAGTGGAAAACAAGTGAAGAAGCGAAAGAGAAGAATCAAGAGAATATTGAACAGGAATTGGCAGATGTGTTGATTTATAGTTTGATGTTGGCTTCTGATTTAGATTTGGACGTTGAAGAGATTATTGAGAAAAAGTTGGAGTTGAATGATCGGAAGTATCCGGTTGAGAAGAGTAAGGGGAATAGTAAAAAATATAATAAACTATAA
- a CDS encoding S8/S53 family peptidase, whose amino-acid sequence MKPIYRNTRIIIVCLFLLISFYLTINKIYTSRSSIFNYESFSKKYSDSNNLKKRTVKVGLIDGLVDDKHSVFFKLANFNRKMIVATNYNQDTLHASSVLSVISQNFHSDKSYGIADPKYIEVYNAAVLSNGVCKQADLISAIEWCIDKQVEIINISIAFNTFSGEIESLIEKGRKQGIIFVFSNGNFDTTERQIESKENLFFIGATDDHFKKSMMNSNNNADFYFPGSKIKAIVNDLGEYANVKGTTYSTAIATGILVDKLQKAAVKEEINFTDLSKYLKSVEVINK is encoded by the coding sequence TTGAAACCAATTTATAGAAATACTAGAATAATAATTGTTTGTTTATTTCTGCTAATTTCTTTTTATCTGACTATCAATAAAATTTATACAAGTAGATCTTCCATATTCAATTATGAAAGTTTTTCAAAAAAGTATTCAGATTCTAATAATCTAAAAAAACGAACAGTTAAAGTTGGTTTAATTGATGGTCTAGTTGATGACAAACATAGTGTATTTTTCAAATTAGCAAACTTTAATAGAAAAATGATTGTTGCAACAAATTACAATCAAGATACACTACATGCTAGTTCAGTTTTGAGTGTCATCAGTCAAAATTTTCATAGCGATAAATCGTATGGAATAGCTGATCCAAAATATATAGAAGTATATAATGCTGCAGTGCTATCTAATGGGGTTTGTAAGCAAGCAGACCTCATAAGTGCCATTGAATGGTGTATAGATAAACAAGTTGAAATTATTAATATCAGCATCGCTTTCAACACATTTTCGGGAGAAATTGAGAGCTTAATCGAAAAAGGTCGAAAACAAGGAATTATATTTGTGTTTTCAAATGGAAATTTTGATACAACTGAACGTCAAATAGAAAGTAAAGAAAATCTATTTTTTATAGGTGCAACAGATGATCATTTCAAAAAATCTATGATGAATTCAAACAATAACGCTGATTTTTATTTTCCCGGAAGCAAAATCAAAGCAATCGTAAACGATCTTGGAGAGTATGCAAACGTAAAAGGGACAACTTATTCTACCGCAATCGCGACCGGAATCCTTGTTGATAAATTACAAAAAGCAGCTGTGAAAGAAGAGATAAACTTTACAGATTTGAGTAAGTATCTCAAATCTGTGGAAGTTATCAATAAATAA
- a CDS encoding putative holin-like toxin: MEGGCLLSALDTIKLILSFGMFTIALIRLVVEMHKNDKKK, encoded by the coding sequence ATGGAAGGAGGATGCCTTTTGTCCGCATTAGACACAATTAAATTGATATTAAGCTTTGGGATGTTTACCATTGCTTTGATCCGTTTAGTTGTAGAAATGCATAAAAACGACAAAAAGAAATAA
- a CDS encoding amidase — MKDGLYYAKQFREKKLSVTEWINERDQQVKKLNPELNAFVDWDAEAAKKQFETTQIADGPFSGLPIPLKMLGQDKAGMKSTSGSRLFKNHRASTTDNFVQGLERLGFIPLGKTNAPEFGFKNISDPMIYGSARNPWNLIYSPGGSSGGAAAAVASGLFPIAGASDGGGSIRIPASFSGLIGLKPTRGTMPVGPNGWRGWQGASIDFALTVSMRDTETLFYHLRGTEKAAPYQAPKAEWSHQTAANKKRLKIAFLTESPVGTPVSSEAVKAVRKAVAFLEQQGHEVTEISYPVNGRQLIDSYYAMNGAETAAMFSGIQEAIQRPLTISDMELMTWGIYQYGRQLPASEYVQSLQLWDQAAYKMEQLFEEYDLFLTPTAADIAPKIDAELQSDQIRQDLAQAESLSVKQLQRLIYEMFEKSLTITPFTQLANLTGQPAISLPTHIADSGLPLGIQFMASKGREDLLFQVGKLFEQEQQFLLPKFYRES; from the coding sequence ATGAAAGATGGTTTATACTACGCAAAACAATTCCGAGAAAAAAAGTTAAGTGTCACCGAATGGATAAATGAGCGGGATCAGCAAGTAAAGAAGCTTAATCCTGAGCTAAACGCTTTCGTCGACTGGGATGCTGAAGCTGCCAAAAAACAATTTGAAACGACACAAATAGCTGATGGTCCTTTTTCCGGTCTCCCGATTCCGTTGAAAATGTTAGGGCAAGACAAAGCAGGCATGAAATCGACTTCGGGATCTCGTCTATTCAAGAATCATCGTGCATCGACAACGGATAATTTTGTTCAAGGGTTAGAACGTTTAGGTTTTATTCCGTTAGGAAAAACCAATGCGCCTGAGTTTGGGTTTAAGAATATTTCTGATCCGATGATTTATGGTTCAGCGAGAAATCCGTGGAATTTGATTTATTCTCCTGGCGGTTCTAGCGGTGGTGCGGCCGCTGCTGTGGCAAGCGGGTTGTTTCCAATTGCTGGAGCTAGTGATGGCGGCGGTTCGATCCGGATTCCTGCTTCGTTTAGTGGGTTGATCGGTTTAAAGCCGACAAGAGGAACGATGCCAGTTGGTCCCAATGGCTGGCGGGGATGGCAAGGGGCTTCGATCGATTTTGCCTTGACTGTTTCGATGAGAGATACGGAGACGCTTTTTTATCATTTACGAGGGACAGAAAAAGCAGCACCGTATCAAGCGCCGAAGGCAGAGTGGTCTCACCAAACGGCAGCAAATAAGAAACGTTTGAAAATTGCCTTTTTGACTGAATCACCGGTTGGTACGCCTGTTTCATCAGAAGCTGTCAAAGCAGTGCGTAAGGCGGTTGCTTTTTTAGAACAGCAAGGGCATGAAGTGACCGAAATTTCGTATCCAGTCAATGGACGGCAATTGATCGACAGTTATTACGCAATGAACGGTGCAGAGACCGCGGCAATGTTTAGCGGTATTCAGGAAGCAATTCAACGTCCATTAACGATTTCTGATATGGAACTGATGACGTGGGGAATCTACCAATACGGACGACAATTGCCTGCAAGCGAGTATGTTCAGTCACTGCAATTATGGGATCAGGCTGCCTATAAAATGGAGCAATTATTTGAAGAATATGATTTGTTTTTAACACCAACGGCAGCAGATATTGCACCAAAAATCGATGCAGAGCTGCAAAGTGATCAGATTCGCCAAGACTTAGCTCAGGCAGAATCTTTATCAGTAAAACAGTTACAGAGGTTGATCTATGAGATGTTTGAAAAGAGTTTGACGATCACGCCTTTTACTCAGCTGGCAAATTTAACTGGACAGCCGGCGATCAGTTTACCTACCCATATCGCTGATTCTGGTTTACCGCTGGGGATTCAGTTTATGGCTTCAAAAGGCAGAGAGGATCTACTTTTCCAAGTAGGAAAACTTTTTGAGCAGGAACAGCAGTTTTTATTACCTAAATTTTATCGTGAATCATAG
- a CDS encoding transporter substrate-binding domain-containing protein, whose amino-acid sequence MKKIITSLSVMGLLFVLAACGGSKESSSGKDQSWEKVEEAKKLTVATSGTLFPSSYYNDQNELTGYDVDVIKEVAKRLDLKVEFKEYNVDGQITSVAKGESDLAANDFSLTGERKDKFRLSSPIKYSFDSMIVRKSDDSGIASLEDLKGKKAAGEPNTNYMKIAEKYGAKLVTYDNATNDQYLTDVANGRTDVILNDYYLQKMSVGALPDIPVKILEGVYFNANSTGFLMKKDSVALSEKINETLKEMASDGTLKKISETYFQTDVSVEPKEKVEESVSME is encoded by the coding sequence ATGAAAAAGATTATTACTAGTTTAAGTGTGATGGGCTTATTGTTTGTTTTAGCAGCGTGTGGGGGATCGAAAGAATCATCTTCAGGTAAAGATCAAAGTTGGGAAAAGGTAGAAGAAGCGAAGAAGCTAACCGTCGCGACATCTGGTACCTTGTTTCCTTCGTCTTACTACAACGATCAAAATGAATTGACTGGCTACGATGTGGATGTGATCAAGGAAGTGGCTAAACGGTTGGATTTGAAGGTTGAATTTAAAGAGTACAATGTGGATGGACAGATCACATCTGTGGCAAAAGGAGAGTCAGATCTAGCGGCAAATGATTTTAGCTTGACGGGAGAAAGAAAAGATAAGTTCAGGTTATCTTCGCCGATCAAGTACTCTTTTGACAGCATGATCGTGCGGAAAAGTGATGATTCAGGTATCGCTTCTCTAGAAGATTTAAAAGGCAAAAAAGCAGCAGGTGAGCCAAATACAAATTATATGAAAATTGCAGAGAAATATGGTGCAAAACTAGTAACATATGATAATGCCACGAATGATCAATATTTGACAGATGTTGCCAATGGCCGGACAGATGTGATCTTGAATGATTATTACCTGCAAAAAATGTCTGTTGGGGCACTGCCGGACATTCCAGTGAAAATTTTAGAGGGTGTCTATTTCAATGCTAACTCAACAGGATTTTTAATGAAAAAAGATAGTGTAGCACTTAGTGAAAAGATCAATGAAACGCTAAAAGAAATGGCGAGTGACGGCACGTTGAAAAAAATCTCTGAAACGTATTTCCAAACGGATGTTTCAGTAGAGCCAAAGGAAAAGGTTGAAGAAAGTGTTTCGATGGAGTAA
- a CDS encoding amino acid ABC transporter permease, whose amino-acid sequence MYIPMIDLRLMVDSIPFLLTGLPYTIGISVLTFLIGNMLGIILTMLGMLPSKIVKGFVRFYISFLRGVPGLVLLFLLYFGLPYQLNALTAACICFSLTSSAFIAEIYRGSIAGVDAGQWDAAYALGLPFRRVMRKIILPQAFRISIPALGNVAMDLLKGTSLAAMITIPDIFQKAKIVGGRTFDYMSMYILVAVMYWLLCIGIGWGQNRLEQYYAKRYEGKSSIRI is encoded by the coding sequence ATGTATATTCCAATGATCGATCTTCGTTTAATGGTTGACTCCATACCATTTTTACTGACAGGATTACCTTACACCATTGGCATCAGCGTGTTGACTTTTTTGATTGGAAATATGTTAGGTATCATATTGACGATGCTCGGCATGTTGCCGTCAAAAATCGTAAAAGGGTTTGTTCGTTTTTATATTTCCTTTTTGCGTGGTGTGCCGGGGCTGGTTTTGCTTTTCCTTCTGTATTTTGGTTTACCGTATCAGTTAAATGCATTGACTGCGGCGTGTATTTGCTTTAGTTTGACCAGCAGTGCTTTTATTGCTGAGATTTATCGCGGATCGATTGCTGGTGTGGATGCTGGACAATGGGATGCGGCGTATGCGTTAGGCTTACCTTTTAGACGAGTGATGCGTAAAATTATTTTACCGCAAGCGTTTCGAATCTCTATTCCGGCTTTAGGGAATGTGGCGATGGATTTATTAAAAGGCACTTCGCTGGCGGCGATGATCACGATTCCGGATATTTTCCAAAAGGCTAAAATCGTTGGTGGTAGGACATTTGATTATATGTCGATGTATATTTTAGTGGCTGTGATGTATTGGTTACTGTGTATTGGGATCGGCTGGGGACAAAATCGTTTGGAGCAGTATTATGCAAAGCGGTATGAAGGGAAAAGTAGCATTCGTATATAG
- a CDS encoding DUF805 domain-containing protein → MKTIEESGKVSFPQAVKDFWKGYADFRGRSTRAGYWWANLCIALIYVILFIIMSINAASRSYYESSVSPVLLFIIVIFSLALVVPMLALTVRRLRDVGLKSKAILALMVVYYGLYLTFMLSFYSSFLSSITSMLYQYSDSYSAPTMMSNSSPLFIFLFMTLATFVSVCPFLPTNMLATKSKNPIITSIFSSAYENISE, encoded by the coding sequence ATGAAAACTATTGAAGAATCTGGGAAAGTTTCATTTCCCCAAGCGGTAAAAGATTTTTGGAAAGGTTATGCTGATTTTAGAGGGCGTTCAACTCGTGCAGGCTATTGGTGGGCAAATTTATGTATTGCTCTTATTTATGTCATTTTATTTATTATTATGAGTATTAATGCTGCCAGCCGATCTTATTATGAGTCATCTGTAAGCCCTGTTTTATTATTTATCATTGTCATTTTTTCTCTAGCATTAGTTGTCCCAATGTTGGCATTAACAGTTAGAAGACTAAGAGATGTAGGATTAAAGAGCAAAGCGATACTTGCGCTGATGGTCGTTTATTACGGATTATATCTTACCTTTATGTTGAGTTTTTATTCATCATTTTTAAGCTCGATCACAAGTATGCTTTATCAATATTCTGATAGTTATTCAGCACCGACTATGATGAGTAACAGCTCACCATTGTTTATTTTCTTGTTTATGACATTAGCAACGTTCGTCTCTGTATGTCCATTTTTACCAACGAATATGTTGGCGACTAAAAGCAAGAATCCTATTATAACCTCTATTTTTTCTAGTGCATACGAAAATATCTCAGAATAA
- a CDS encoding GNAT family N-acetyltransferase — protein MIEQNPEIKIVKTTSEDEHFLYLCRLLDEDLDHQSYSEKDNEAYSLFNEPRKNQLVFIAYDQEQPIGCASLKRVDQDHAEIKRVFVKNEYRSKKISWQLIDILADEAKKQGFQKLILETDIYFFGAVKFYEKYGFTRIPNFPPYEEMETSICMEYEL, from the coding sequence ATGATAGAACAGAATCCAGAAATCAAAATTGTCAAGACAACCTCAGAAGACGAACATTTTCTTTATCTATGTCGATTGTTGGATGAAGACTTAGACCATCAAAGCTACAGTGAAAAAGATAACGAAGCGTACTCTCTTTTCAATGAGCCTCGTAAAAATCAATTGGTATTTATAGCCTATGATCAAGAGCAGCCTATCGGTTGCGCATCACTTAAAAGGGTTGATCAAGATCATGCAGAGATCAAACGAGTATTTGTTAAAAATGAATATCGCTCAAAGAAGATTTCTTGGCAGTTGATAGATATTTTGGCTGATGAAGCGAAGAAACAGGGTTTTCAGAAGTTGATTTTGGAAACGGATATTTATTTTTTTGGTGCGGTCAAATTCTATGAAAAATATGGCTTTACGAGAATTCCAAATTTCCCGCCGTATGAAGAGATGGAGACATCGATTTGTATGGAATATGAACTGTGA
- a CDS encoding zinc ribbon domain-containing protein yields the protein MENAHLIQNKCKTCGAPMADPNAQRCSYCMMPQQENSDQQAFLCSNCGSYLDHYMGGFKCDYCHSTFSLNDQMGLDKAFFGKQEKLDLEVSQDQAKTVFYEWLAKNDLSQGEIESIEIKPLYVPYMVATIKYQAIFSADIGQETWGPYAEINGVEKKRKVMEWQNVQDHFESSSIKSYLITTELSLEVQSFAKKVDCKKFMERARALKNEERENDSYLTVSPKSVEAITRIVKKHIPISAKKLAKSKLSSSEVKELNIDSLKYEIASDYLYVPFWQVFYKYKGKNYQVLITGTEQADIAIDGSKPTIEKARTIVEKKEVQSYKNPFSFTILLIFLVAIAMFKPIRLIVSVLLGVYLLGCLATALKNAKAKKNNL from the coding sequence ATGGAAAACGCACATCTGATTCAAAATAAATGTAAGACATGTGGCGCTCCAATGGCTGATCCTAATGCGCAAAGATGTTCTTACTGCATGATGCCGCAGCAGGAAAATAGTGATCAACAAGCATTTCTGTGTTCAAATTGCGGCTCTTATCTTGATCATTACATGGGGGGATTTAAGTGTGACTATTGTCATTCTACATTCTCTTTGAATGATCAAATGGGCTTAGACAAAGCTTTTTTTGGTAAACAAGAAAAGCTGGATTTAGAGGTTTCACAAGATCAGGCCAAAACTGTTTTTTATGAATGGTTGGCTAAGAATGATTTATCTCAAGGAGAAATAGAAAGTATAGAGATAAAGCCGTTATATGTTCCTTATATGGTCGCGACTATTAAATATCAGGCAATATTTAGTGCGGATATCGGTCAGGAAACGTGGGGACCATATGCTGAAATAAATGGTGTTGAGAAGAAAAGAAAAGTGATGGAGTGGCAAAACGTACAGGATCATTTTGAAAGTTCTTCGATCAAGAGTTATCTGATCACAACAGAGCTTTCTTTAGAAGTTCAAAGTTTTGCCAAAAAAGTTGATTGCAAAAAATTCATGGAAAGAGCGAGAGCACTCAAAAATGAAGAGCGGGAAAATGATTCATACTTAACTGTGTCACCTAAAAGTGTCGAAGCGATCACAAGAATAGTAAAAAAACATATTCCGATTTCTGCAAAGAAGTTAGCTAAATCTAAGCTATCAAGCAGTGAGGTAAAAGAGCTGAACATCGATTCTTTAAAATATGAAATAGCTTCCGATTATCTTTATGTCCCATTTTGGCAAGTTTTTTACAAATATAAAGGGAAAAATTACCAAGTATTGATCACTGGAACGGAGCAAGCAGATATAGCTATAGACGGGAGTAAGCCGACCATAGAAAAAGCGCGCACGATTGTCGAAAAAAAGGAAGTTCAGTCCTATAAAAATCCGTTCAGCTTTACTATTTTACTTATTTTTCTTGTAGCTATCGCTATGTTTAAACCAATCAGATTGATCGTCTCTGTTTTACTTGGCGTTTATCTGCTAGGGTGTCTAGCAACAGCACTCAAGAACGCTAAAGCTAAAAAAAATAATTTATGA
- the tig gene encoding trigger factor, with the protein MSAKWEKKGTNDGVLTFSVDQTLIEKGLKQAFDKVKKNLNVPGFRKGKVSRQVFNRMYGEEALYEDALNAVLPEVYEAAVKEAGIDPVSQPKIDVESMNKGEDWVVTAEVTVKPEVKLGEYKNLTVEKQDREVTDEDVDARIQRELEAQAELVIKEDEAAVEGDTVVIDFEGFKDGVAFEGGKGENYSLELGSNSFIPGFEDQLVGKKAGEELEVKVTFPEDYQAEDLAGQEAVFQVKVHEVKAKELPELDDEFAKDVDDSVESLDELKEKYRKELTESKEAAATEAKDEAAIRQAVDNAEIVDLPHVMVHDEVHRSMDEFLNNMQRQGIAPDMYYQLTGTTEADLHKQFEAEAEVRTKTNLVIEAIAAAEDIEITEEEIENEIKDLSEQYNMPIDQVKRVLTEDMLKHDIRMKKAVEVITETATEK; encoded by the coding sequence ATGTCTGCGAAATGGGAAAAAAAAGGCACCAACGATGGTGTGTTAACTTTTTCAGTTGATCAAACACTAATTGAAAAAGGCTTGAAACAAGCATTTGATAAAGTCAAAAAAAATCTTAACGTACCAGGATTCCGTAAAGGAAAAGTGTCACGTCAAGTATTCAACCGTATGTACGGTGAAGAAGCTTTGTATGAAGATGCGTTGAACGCTGTATTACCAGAAGTTTACGAAGCAGCTGTAAAAGAAGCTGGCATCGATCCAGTATCACAACCAAAAATCGACGTTGAAAGCATGAATAAAGGCGAAGACTGGGTTGTCACTGCAGAAGTAACAGTAAAACCTGAAGTAAAATTAGGCGAATACAAAAACTTAACAGTTGAAAAACAAGACCGTGAAGTAACAGATGAAGACGTAGATGCACGCATCCAACGCGAATTAGAAGCACAAGCAGAATTAGTGATCAAAGAAGATGAAGCAGCTGTTGAAGGCGACACTGTTGTTATCGACTTTGAAGGCTTCAAAGACGGCGTTGCTTTTGAAGGCGGCAAAGGGGAAAACTACTCTCTAGAATTAGGTTCTAACTCATTCATCCCAGGCTTTGAAGACCAATTAGTTGGTAAAAAAGCTGGCGAAGAATTAGAAGTAAAAGTAACTTTCCCAGAAGATTACCAAGCTGAAGACTTAGCTGGTCAAGAAGCTGTCTTCCAAGTGAAAGTACACGAAGTAAAAGCAAAAGAATTACCAGAATTGGATGATGAATTTGCCAAAGACGTTGATGATTCAGTAGAATCATTAGACGAATTAAAAGAAAAATACCGTAAAGAATTAACAGAATCTAAAGAAGCTGCAGCAACAGAAGCTAAAGACGAAGCAGCAATTCGTCAAGCAGTTGATAACGCTGAGATCGTTGATCTTCCACATGTCATGGTACATGATGAAGTACACCGTTCAATGGATGAATTCTTGAACAACATGCAACGTCAAGGAATCGCACCTGATATGTATTATCAATTAACTGGTACAACAGAAGCTGACTTGCACAAACAATTTGAAGCAGAAGCAGAAGTTCGTACGAAAACAAACCTTGTGATCGAAGCGATCGCTGCTGCTGAAGATATCGAAATTACTGAAGAAGAGATCGAAAACGAAATCAAAGATCTTTCAGAACAATACAACATGCCGATCGATCAAGTAAAACGTGTCTTAACAGAAGATATGTTGAAACATGACATTCGCATGAAAAAAGCAGTAGAAGTTATCACTGAAACTGCAACAGAAAAATAA
- a CDS encoding alpha/beta hydrolase: MLKQEFCYSQLDDLLLSMTFYSNERLSESKATLLYFHGGGLVYGERDDLPISYCELLVENGYNLLTIDYPLAPECKLSTIESSLQKATDWFLNNYQTKLGLPKADYFLFGRSAGGYLAYLLSSKYQKPEQKGLISFYGYYDLTDSRFSQPSSYYNQFAKVAPLTAQSLIFSKPIAHVSINERFSLYLSGRQFGNWLSYLVKAPNEKSTFSLSEADLANLPPAFLTHSSGDQDVPVEISRKAATLIPTVVYEEVSDLPHDFDRDLNNKEGLRIYQKLIDWLDQIILQ, from the coding sequence ATGTTAAAACAAGAATTTTGTTATAGTCAACTAGATGATTTACTGTTATCCATGACGTTTTATTCTAATGAGCGTCTATCTGAAAGTAAAGCGACATTGCTATATTTTCATGGCGGTGGTTTAGTGTACGGCGAGCGGGACGATTTGCCCATTTCTTATTGTGAGCTACTTGTAGAGAACGGCTACAATCTATTAACTATTGATTATCCGTTGGCACCAGAATGTAAGCTTTCGACGATTGAATCGTCTCTCCAAAAAGCAACTGACTGGTTTTTAAACAACTATCAGACAAAATTAGGCTTACCCAAAGCTGATTACTTTTTATTTGGGCGTTCTGCTGGCGGTTATCTGGCTTACTTGCTCTCTTCTAAGTACCAAAAACCTGAGCAAAAAGGACTGATCAGTTTTTATGGTTACTATGATTTGACTGATTCCCGTTTTAGCCAGCCTAGTAGTTATTATAACCAGTTTGCTAAAGTTGCACCACTGACAGCTCAATCGTTGATTTTTTCTAAACCAATAGCTCACGTTTCTATCAATGAACGTTTTTCTCTTTATTTATCAGGTAGACAATTTGGGAATTGGCTGAGTTATTTAGTGAAAGCTCCAAATGAAAAAAGTACCTTTAGCTTATCCGAAGCAGATTTGGCGAACTTACCACCAGCTTTCCTGACACATAGCTCAGGTGATCAGGATGTACCCGTTGAAATTTCCAGAAAAGCAGCTACCCTCATTCCAACAGTCGTTTATGAAGAAGTCTCAGATTTACCACACGATTTTGACCGTGATTTAAATAATAAGGAAGGTCTGCGTATCTATCAAAAACTAATCGACTGGTTAGATCAAATCATTTTGCAATGA